The following is a genomic window from Pirellulales bacterium.
GAAATGGGGCTGAGTTCGTACGGGCTGTGCATGGGTCGCTACGATCCAGCGTCAGCCCTCGGCTTGACTCCCCCTTTAGCCTGCGGAAACGACTCCTTGTCTGGCGCATTCGTCGCCGCGCTGCGCAAGAAGCGCAAAGATGTGCTCGATGGCACCAGCAAGACCTACGCCGTCGGTGAAGTGCGGAATCCCGACGACGTTTCCAATTGGAACCCGTGGGCGTATGCCACCCCCTTTGAAGGCATGCGATCGACGCACAATTCGATGAACACGTTGCCGGGCAAGGGCGATGTGCTGGTTCATCCGCATCCGAATTGGGGCGACGAAAACGGTTCGTTTGGGAGCGAACATGCCGGTGGAGCGAACATGGCCTACCTCGACGGACACGTGGAATTTGTGAACGAGAATATTGCCCTGAAGGTGTGTCGCGCAACAGGAACCATTGGGGCCTCGGATTAGTTTGACCCTTCCTTGCCCCCTCGCGGTTGCACCGCGATACGAACGAAAAGCTGCAGGGTAGCACTGGTTACGGAACACTTCTGGACTGAATTGTCATGCATCGCTACGTGAATTGGAAAGCGGCCGGCTGGTTGATTTGCGCGCTTTCGCTGGCCGTCGGCTGTGGCCGTGGACGTCCTGCACGAGTGCCGGTTTCGGGGCAAGTGCTGATCGACGGCCAGCCGTTGAAGTTTGGCATCGTGCGATTTATCCCGTCGGGGGCCAGGGCGTCGGAGGGAAAATTGGACGAAACCGGACACTTCACGCTGTCGTGTTTCGAAGATCGCGACGGCGCTGTGGTCGGTCTGCACCAGGTCGAAGTGTCGGGGGTCCAGCACGTCAACTATCGGGAAAATCGCTGGCACGCACCGAAAAAATACAAAGATTCGCAAACATCGGGCTTGACTCAGGAGATTACCGGGCCGACCGACTCGGTGAGCATTCAACTGACCTGGGACTGCAAAGGCCCGTTTTCTGAATTCGCTGACGTGGAAGCGGGTTCCGATGGTAAGAAACAAGGTTACAAGTAATTGAGGTTGAGATTGGATCGCGTCGAATTGGGTAAACGGCGGACTGTTCAGCGCTGGCCTGCGTGGGATCGGGAAGCCTGCGCACCACAAGCGAGACGATTGAAGATGGTCGCGGAGCCGGACAGTTGGAACGACGGGTGCCGATCGGCCACGATGAATTTAGCACGAAGATGAAGCACTGGACCACGCGATCATCGAACGTCGCCCAAAGCATGACCTGGCCACACTGGCGGCTCGTGCTGCTGCTGATGACGATTTGTTATTTGGCTCATTTCAATCGTCAAAGCATGCCGGTCGCCGGGGATTTGCGGATCATGGAGACCTACGGTATCAGCCCGACGCAAATGGGGCTGGTCTATTCGGCCTTTCTGGCGACGTACACCTTGTTCATGATTCCAGGTGGCTGGTTGATCGACCGCACTGGCCCGAAGTTCGCGCTGCAGCTCATGTGCCTCGGTTCGGCGGTTTTTGTCGTCCTGACAGGATTGGTCGGCTTGGGGGCCGCAACGATGGCCGTCGCATTGCCGAGCCTGATCGTCGTGCGCGGCGCGATGGGGTTGATTAGCGCCCCGCTGCATCCAGCCGCGGCGAATGCCGTGTCGCTGGGCATCCCGGTGCTCCAACGCTCGGCCGCCAACGGCATGGTGACTGGCGCGGCACTATTAGGAATCGCCTCGACGTACGTCGTGTTTGGTGGAATGATCGATTGGCTGACCTGGGAAGTGGCATTCGTCGCCGCCGGCGTGGCAACGATCGTGGTCGGAATGCTGTGGACCGTGTTTGCACCGCCCAGGGAAACGCCAGCCACCGCAGACGCTCGTTCGCCCGCGATGCGGCCGTCGGCTGCTCGGACCGCGGGGTTTTTCCGCCGCAATAAGAACTTAATCTTGGTGACGATCAGCTATTCCGCGGTCGGCTACTTTCAGTATCTGTTCTTTTACTGGATGCACTATTACTTCAAAGACGTGTTGAAATTGGGTGATGAACAGAGCCGCTGGTATGCCACGATTCCACCGCTGGCGATGGCATGCGGCATGCCTCTGGGCGGTTGGCTTTCCGATCGAATTCAGTCGCTGTTTGGTTGGCGGGCGGCTCGGGGCGGCATGGCGGCAAGTGCGATGGTGGCCAGCTCGGTGCTGCTGTTGCTGGGGGTGCAAGCTCGGCAGCCGCTGTGGATCGTCGCTTGGATGTCGCTGGCGCTGGGTGTCTTGGGAATGCTCGAAGGTCCGTTTTGGGTCACGGCCGTCGAAGTCGGCGGCAACCGCGGCGGGCTGAGCGCAGGCATCTTCAACACGGGCGGAAATGTCGGCGGAATTGTCGCTCCGCTATTCACCCCCTGGATCAGCATCGATCTTGGATACGGGTGGCCCGCTGGTCTTGCCGTCGGCAGCATCGTATGCCTGATTGGCGCGGCGCTGTGGTTTTGGATCGACGCGCCGCGGCCGATCGCCTCTGCGCTGAACTTCGACGCGCCGCTATCCCCCGCTTGTTTTTCAAGGGCGGAACCGATACAAGCGAATTGCTTTTTTTCTCCAACCCATGTCATTCCTTTCACCGCCTGAGTAGGGCGAGAAGCCAAGTTGAGACGTTTCGAATGAAAATCACGAAGGTTGATTGCCACGTATTGTTGATTCCGAATTTCGACCCACTGGCCAATTCGTCGGCGCAGGACGATTTGGTGGTCGAGATTCACACCGATGAAGGGGTCACCGGAATTGGCGAAACCGACACAAACCCCTGGGTCGCCCGCGAGTGCATTCGCACGCGCGGAACGCATTGCATGGGATTGGGACTGGAAGAAATGCTCGTCGGCGCCAATCCCTTCGATATCGAGGGGCTGTGGAAAAAAATGTATAGTGGGTCGAAAATGACCGGCCGCCGGGGGGCGGTGATTTGCGCGATCGGGGCCATCGATATGGCCCTGTGGGATTTGCGCGGCAAAGCCGCCGGGCAACCGGTGTATCGATTGCTCGGCGGCTCGAACGATCGGCCGATTGTCCCCTACGCGTCGCTGCTCCCCACGGGGCGCAGCGTCGAGCAGCAATGTCAGTCGCTCGTGGAAAAAGTTTGCGTCGCGCGGACGATGGGTTTCCGGGCCGCGAAGCTGGAAGTTTGCATTAATGGCCCGTACAGCCACCAGGGCTTGCAGGCCGACGACGAGTCGATGGTCGACATCGTGGGCGCATGCCGCCAAGCCGTCGGGCCAAATTTTACGTTGATGGTCGATGTGGCATACTGCTGGCCGAGCGCGCGGCATGCGCTGTCGGTCATTGAAAAGCTCGCGGCCTATGACCTGTTTTTTGTCGAAACCCCGATCGATATCGATGATTTGGAGGGCTATGCGTTCTTGCACCAGCATTCACCGGTAAAAATCGCCGCCGGCGAATGGCAGAATACGCATTGGGAGTTTCTCGATCTGGCGGATCGTGGCATGCTCGATGTGCTGCAACCCGACATCGGCCGCGTGGGCGGCTTCAGCGAGGCGCGCAAAGTGTGCCAAATCGCGGAACAGCGCAACCGCATCATCGTGCCCCATTGCTGGAAATCCGCGATTGGCATCGCCGCCAGCGCGCACATGGCCGCGGCCAGCTCCGCCTGCCGATATATCGAATTTTTGCCGTCGGAACTTTCAGAATCGCCCCTACGCCGCGAATTGGTGCTGGACGAATTGCAGATCGTCAATGGAGCCATTCAATTGCCCGAGAAACCAGGATTGGGCATCGAACTGAACCGCGATGCATTGGCGCGGTTTGCCGAAGGGAGTCCGACAAAGATCGTGGATGGCATACCCGCTCCGCAATTTGCCCGCATTCGGGCTGGACGCAACGACGGCGCGCGGCTGGAATACTCCGCCGAATCGTAACTCATCCAGCGACTTTCGAATGGTTGGTTTGGCTGATTTGCTGCGTCGCTGGAGAACCCTCCTGGGAAACGTCTGATTGCTTGCGGCTGCAAGTCACGCTTGATCGCCGCCGCCAGATCCTCGGTCGGCTTGTGTCGGAAACGGTTGTCGACTGATTGGCGGAACGCCGGTTTGCCTACAATAATAGCTGGTTGACAAGCCATGAATCATTTGTCACTCCAGGAGAAACCTATGCTTCCGTTTCGCACAAGAAGATTTTACGTCACTTGGGGCCTGCTGCTGATTGTGGCTTGCCCGCGGTTGGCCAGTGCCGCGGAGCCTGGCACCAGCGAACGTAACGCTAGCGACCAGAAAATCCACCTCTTTAATGGTAAGAATCTCGACGGTTGGTACGTGTTCACGGAGCAGACAAAGTTTGAAAATCCAGGCGTCTTTCAAGTCGTCGATGGCACGATTTACGCTCCCGGAGGCAATGAGGAGACTGCCTATCTGGGCGGCTTGATTACCCGGCAGTCATACAAGAACTATCGCTTGAAGCTGGAGTATAAGTGGGGCGAGAGAACCTATGGTCATCGTCAAGGAAAAGCCCGCGATGCCGGCGTCCTGCTCCATTGTTTCGGCCCAAACGGTCCCGGTCCGTGGATGAATTCCTTCGAGTTTCAAATCATCGAAGGAGGCACGGGAGATTTGCTGGTTGTCAAAATCGACCCTCGCGATGGCGAGGATGATCGAATCGCCCTGACCTGCATCGGCGAGATTGAGAAACGCGCCGAGGCTCCCTACTTCAAGCCCGGTGGGGAACAATACACGTTCAAGAACGATGGCCGGCTGAACTGGTGGGGCCGCGATTTGAAGTGGCAAGATGTCACCGGCTTTCGCGGCCGGGAAGATCTCGCCAGCCCGCATGGCGAGTGGACGACATGCGAAATCGTCGCGCGTGGAAACTCTCTGGAATACTACGTCAATGGAAAACTGGCCAACCGCGCTGCCGGTCTGAGCGTCTCGGCCGGAAAGATATTCTTGCAGACCGAAGGGGCTGAACTCTGGTACCGCAACATCGAACTCATGCCTTTGAACGGGTGAAATCGAGGCGGCGGTGCGATTCTTGAATACCATCAGAATTGGAGAAAGCAATGAAACGCCTGGGCTGTTTGCTCTCAATCGCGGTTGTCGTCGTTGTCGTGTCGGATCGTACCAGCGCGCAAACCTTTAAAGCTGGCTTCGCGGAGTGCGATATCTCGCCGGAAATCGGCATGGAGCAACCGGGCAACTACTTCAAAATCTATATCGAATCGTTGCACGATCCATGCAAGGTGCGGGCGGGTGTGTTCGACGACGGCAAGCAGCGGATTGCGCTGGTGGGCATCGATGCCCTGTCGATCGACCGCGCAGTAGTTCTGAACGTTCGTAAGGCAATTCAGGAGAAGTGCGGGATCGACCCCGATGCCGTCTTGATCGGTGCTTCGCATTCGCACTCCTCCGGGCCTACCTCCTCGGTTCAACCTGGCGAGTACGACCATGCTTCGACGTTGGTACAAAAATTGGCTTACGAAAAATCCTCGACGGCGAATCCGAAGTACTTGAAACTCGTAGAATCGAAACTGGTGCAGGCCGTTTGCGAAGCGAACGACCGATGCGTGCCTGCCGATTGCGGCGTGGGGCGAGGGCATGAAGACCAAGTGGCCTTTAACCGCCGCTTCCACATGAAAAATGGACTAACCTGCACGCATCCGGGTCAGGGCAATCCCGACCTCATCGAACCAGCAGGTCCGGTCGATCCTGAAGTTGGCGTCATCGGCGCATGGGACAAGCAGGGCAAGTTTCTTGGCTGCGTCGTGAATTTTGCTTGTCACGGCACGGTGCCGCCGATGGCAGGCGCCAGCTCGGCGAATTACGTTTGCTACTTAGAGCGGGCGATTCGTGGTTACTACGGCCAGGATTGCACCGTCGTGTTTCTCAATGGCGCTTCGGGAGATATCACGCAGGTCGATAACCTTTCGAAATACACGCGCCGCCCTCCCAAGCTCTGGTCTGAATTCGTCGGCGGTCGCGTCGGGGCTGAAGCATTGAAAGTGCTGTTGAGCATGGACCGAGGGGAGATGGCGCCGATCGACTACCGCACAAAAATTTTACAGATCAAGCGTCGCGTTCCGCGTCCAGAGCGCGTCCAGCAAGCGCTTGAAATCGTGCGACAAGAGCCAAAAAAGTGGCCTGACTACCACTGGCTTTGGGCCAAAGAGATCGTTTTACTCGACGCCAAGCTACAGCGCGCGCCCACGGCCGACGTCGAAGTTCAGGCGGTCCAAGTCGGGCCTGCCGTATTCATTACCACACCGGCCGAATACTTCTGCCAGTTTGGATTAGAGATCAAAGCGGGCAGTCCGTTTCCATTCACGTTTCCCGTTTCGCTGGCGAATGGCTGCGTGGGGTACGTGCCGACGGAAGAGGCGCTCGGTCCGCGCGGCGGCGGCTACGAAACGCGGCTTACCAGCTATAGCAATTTGGAGCCATCGGCTGGCCGTCGAATGGAAGAGGCTGGCCTGGAACTGGCGCGGCAGATGACGCCCGGAATAGCACCCTGTCGGCCACCCGCACCGCCATTTACTGGCAATTCTTGGATCGACGATAACAATCCGCCAGAGTTGGATTGATCGGATCGGGTGCGAGTTTCATTCGATGAAGTTACCTGAATTTATCAACGCCAACGTCAAAAGTATGCATCACGTCCTCAAATCACTACTATTTGCATCCCTGACGGCCACGTGCGCTTGGTGCTTTGCCGATGCTCCATTGCAAACTTTTGCAAAACCTCTTGCACCCGACGAAGCGCTGAAGCACTTTCACCTTCCTCCGGGTCTCAAAATCGAACTGGTTGCCGCGGAACCGGAAGTTGTCGATCCGGTTGCCGCAGCGTTCGATGAAGATGGTCGGCTGTGGGTCGTCGAGATGGGTGATTACCCGAATGGGCCGACCCCAGGACTTCCGCCGCAGTCTCGCATCAAACGACTCCAAGATCGCGATGGCGACGGCCGCTACGAGACTTCGCAGGTGTTCGCGGATGGCTTGTTGTTTTGCAACGGACTGCAACTTTGGCGTGGGGGAGCCATTGCTACGTTGTCGGGCGAGGTGGCCTATTTTCACGACGGTGATGGGAATGGGCGTGCCGACTCGCCCGAAACGTGGTTCCAAGGATTTAGGGAAGAGAATCCGCAATTGCGCGCCAACCATCCGACGTTGGCTCTCGATCATCAGGTGTACGTGGCCAATGGATTGCGCGACGGCGATATCATCGCGGCGCGGGAAGCGTGGCGCCACGAGGCCAAGCCGCTTTCGCTCAGCGGCATGGATTTTCGATTCGACCCACGCACCGGACAGTACGACACGGTGAATGGCTTTGGGCAGTTCGGCCTGAGTTTCGATGATTTCGGGAATCGGTTTATTTGCTCGAACCGAAACCCATGCATGCAAGTCGTGCTTGAGAATCGTTACATTCGCCGCAATCCGCGCCTGGCCCTATCGAGTGTCGTTCACGACGTCTCTCCGCCGGCTGAGAATTCCCGACTATTTCCCCTCACGCGCGCCTGGACAACGTCGAATTTGCATGCCCGGCAATTTACCGCCGCCTGTGGCGTGACGATTTATCGCGGCGACGCATTGCCCGCGGAATATCGGGGAAATAGTTTCACCTGCGACCCGACTGCCAACCTCGTTCATCGCGACGTGCTGGAACTCCATGAAGTTGTATTCGATGCCAAACCGAATTCCAGCCAGGCCGATTTCCTGGCCTCTTCGGATGAGTGGTTTCGCCCAGTCGATCTGACGCATGGCCCGGATGGCGCACTGTACGTGATTGACATGTACCGAGCGGTGATTGAGCATCCTGGCTATATGCCCGACGAATTGAAAAATCGCCCGGAAAACACCTGGGGCAATGATCGCGGGCGGATCTATCGAATCGTTGCGGCCGATCATGGTCCCATTCAACCAAATCGACTCTTGCCCAAGCTCTCTTCAGCATCGCAAGACGAGTTGATCGCGCTTTTGGAACATCCGAGCAGTTGGCATCACGAAACAGCGGCGCGATTACTATTGGAACGAAACGATCCTTCGATGTGCGACAAGCTTCAACTCATGGTCTCTCAGGGGAAGTCGCCGCATGCTCGTCTACATGCGTTATGGCTGATGCAGGGTCTCGATCGGTTGACCCCCGAGTTGGTGCGCGCGGCCCTGGAGGACTGCGATCCGTGGGTGCGGTCGCATGCCGTGCGGTTGGCGGAACCCTGGCTCAACGCACACGCCGATTTACGTCGGCGCGTGCTGGCGTTGGCCCACGATGACGCTGCCCAGGTACGATTTCAAGTGGCGCTCAGCCTGGGCGAGATCTTACCACAAGCACAGACGGCCGAAGCCGCAGCGACTTTGGCCGAGATCGCCATCCGCGATGCGGACAATTCGTGGATCCGAACGGCCGTTGCCACGTCGATTGCCGAGTCTGCGCCAGCGGTGTTGCAGATCGTGCTGCAACGTGCGGTTGAACCCGACTGCCTGAGTCGTCCTGGCTTCTCCGATCTCGTATTGGAGCTTTCCCGCCTGGTAGGTGCCAACCAAAACATCGGTGAAATCGGCAGCGCGATTACCACCCTTGAGCCATTCCTCAAGTCTGCCGCCGATACGGATGCCTTTCTAGCCGCACGGCGCGACTTGGTATTCAAGTGCTTGATTGGTTTGGGCCAGGGTGCGGATCGTCGAGGTAAGTCGCTGGCCGTTTATCTGCCGCAATTGAGCGATCGTCAACAGCAATTGCTCCGAGAGGTTTTTGCCACGGCCGCGAAGGCGGCGCGGAATGTGCAATTGGATTCGAGCCGCCGCAAACTAGCCATTCAAGCCTTGCGATATGCAACGTTTCCCATCGCTGGCAAACTGCTGCCATCCCTGATCGCCGACGACCGCGATCAAACGATTCGAATCTTGGCGATCGAAACTCTCGGCGCGTTTGATGATCCTTCGATTGGCCCCACCTTGCTAGCCGGCTTTGTCCACGAGACTCAGGCGACGCGCCGTGCGATTCTCAACGCCATGCTTGAACAGCCTCAGCGAATTCGACGGCTGCTCGATGAACTTGAAGCAGAAGGAATCACGCCTGCGGACTTGCAACCCGATCAATGGCAACGATTGGCTACTCAAAGCGACGAGGAACTACGACATCGGTCCGAACGATTGCACGCTGCCGCAACCCCGATGGATCGGCAGCCGGTGATCGATCAATATCGCCGCGTGCTGACGATGCCCGCAGATTCCGAGCGAGGTAAGCAAGTGTTTGTGAAAAATTGCGCTACTTGCCATCGTGTGGCCGAACTAGGCGTCAATGTGGGGCCCGATATTTCCGACTCGCGAACGAGGCTGGCCGAACAATTCCTCGTGGACATTCTCGATCCCAATCGCGCTATCGACAACCGTTACTTTAGCTACTCGCTATCGCTCACCAGCGGACAAATCGTGACCGGCATCATCGCAGCCGAGACGGCTTCCTCCGTCACGCTCCGCGAGCCAGACGATAAGACGCGGACGGTGCTCCGAGAAGACATCGACACATTTCATTCCAACGGCATCTCGCTGATGCCCACCGGTCTCGAACAAGCAATTTCGCTTGAGCAGATGGCCGACTTGATTTCGTTCTTGAAAAACTGGCGCTATCTCGAAAAACAAACCGCGGCCGCGCCGGCAACGAACTAGTTGGTCAGCACGCGGCCAACCGCACTACCACACGATTCCGGACTTGAAGCCAGCGATTGATCGGCGACTTTTTGCTCTCAAGGCACCGAACTGTTCTAGTCGGACGCAGCGGAGAATTAGCCGGCCAGCGATGTTTCCCGATTGATTCATGGAACATCCTGCGTCGGTGTCCGTGCCGGTGCAGCACCCAAAGGAACAAGTTGCGTTAAAAAATCCACCAGCGCCGTCATTTCGGCCGGTGAAATCTGTTTTCCGTACGCGGGCATGTTGCCACCGCCGGGCGTGCCGTTGCTGACTTGGTCGATGAGTTGATCGGTCGTCATCCGCTGGCCGACGTGCGTCAAGTCGGGACCGCGCTTGC
Proteins encoded in this region:
- a CDS encoding MFS transporter → MGSGSLRTTSETIEDGRGAGQLERRVPIGHDEFSTKMKHWTTRSSNVAQSMTWPHWRLVLLLMTICYLAHFNRQSMPVAGDLRIMETYGISPTQMGLVYSAFLATYTLFMIPGGWLIDRTGPKFALQLMCLGSAVFVVLTGLVGLGAATMAVALPSLIVVRGAMGLISAPLHPAAANAVSLGIPVLQRSAANGMVTGAALLGIASTYVVFGGMIDWLTWEVAFVAAGVATIVVGMLWTVFAPPRETPATADARSPAMRPSAARTAGFFRRNKNLILVTISYSAVGYFQYLFFYWMHYYFKDVLKLGDEQSRWYATIPPLAMACGMPLGGWLSDRIQSLFGWRAARGGMAASAMVASSVLLLLGVQARQPLWIVAWMSLALGVLGMLEGPFWVTAVEVGGNRGGLSAGIFNTGGNVGGIVAPLFTPWISIDLGYGWPAGLAVGSIVCLIGAALWFWIDAPRPIASALNFDAPLSPACFSRAEPIQANCFFSPTHVIPFTA
- a CDS encoding c-type cytochrome — protein: MKLPEFINANVKSMHHVLKSLLFASLTATCAWCFADAPLQTFAKPLAPDEALKHFHLPPGLKIELVAAEPEVVDPVAAAFDEDGRLWVVEMGDYPNGPTPGLPPQSRIKRLQDRDGDGRYETSQVFADGLLFCNGLQLWRGGAIATLSGEVAYFHDGDGNGRADSPETWFQGFREENPQLRANHPTLALDHQVYVANGLRDGDIIAAREAWRHEAKPLSLSGMDFRFDPRTGQYDTVNGFGQFGLSFDDFGNRFICSNRNPCMQVVLENRYIRRNPRLALSSVVHDVSPPAENSRLFPLTRAWTTSNLHARQFTAACGVTIYRGDALPAEYRGNSFTCDPTANLVHRDVLELHEVVFDAKPNSSQADFLASSDEWFRPVDLTHGPDGALYVIDMYRAVIEHPGYMPDELKNRPENTWGNDRGRIYRIVAADHGPIQPNRLLPKLSSASQDELIALLEHPSSWHHETAARLLLERNDPSMCDKLQLMVSQGKSPHARLHALWLMQGLDRLTPELVRAALEDCDPWVRSHAVRLAEPWLNAHADLRRRVLALAHDDAAQVRFQVALSLGEILPQAQTAEAAATLAEIAIRDADNSWIRTAVATSIAESAPAVLQIVLQRAVEPDCLSRPGFSDLVLELSRLVGANQNIGEIGSAITTLEPFLKSAADTDAFLAARRDLVFKCLIGLGQGADRRGKSLAVYLPQLSDRQQQLLREVFATAAKAARNVQLDSSRRKLAIQALRYATFPIAGKLLPSLIADDRDQTIRILAIETLGAFDDPSIGPTLLAGFVHETQATRRAILNAMLEQPQRIRRLLDELEAEGITPADLQPDQWQRLATQSDEELRHRSERLHAAATPMDRQPVIDQYRRVLTMPADSERGKQVFVKNCATCHRVAELGVNVGPDISDSRTRLAEQFLVDILDPNRAIDNRYFSYSLSLTSGQIVTGIIAAETASSVTLREPDDKTRTVLREDIDTFHSNGISLMPTGLEQAISLEQMADLISFLKNWRYLEKQTAAAPATN
- a CDS encoding DUF1080 domain-containing protein — encoded protein: MLPFRTRRFYVTWGLLLIVACPRLASAAEPGTSERNASDQKIHLFNGKNLDGWYVFTEQTKFENPGVFQVVDGTIYAPGGNEETAYLGGLITRQSYKNYRLKLEYKWGERTYGHRQGKARDAGVLLHCFGPNGPGPWMNSFEFQIIEGGTGDLLVVKIDPRDGEDDRIALTCIGEIEKRAEAPYFKPGGEQYTFKNDGRLNWWGRDLKWQDVTGFRGREDLASPHGEWTTCEIVARGNSLEYYVNGKLANRAAGLSVSAGKIFLQTEGAELWYRNIELMPLNG
- a CDS encoding mandelate racemase/muconate lactonizing enzyme family protein; protein product: MKITKVDCHVLLIPNFDPLANSSAQDDLVVEIHTDEGVTGIGETDTNPWVARECIRTRGTHCMGLGLEEMLVGANPFDIEGLWKKMYSGSKMTGRRGAVICAIGAIDMALWDLRGKAAGQPVYRLLGGSNDRPIVPYASLLPTGRSVEQQCQSLVEKVCVARTMGFRAAKLEVCINGPYSHQGLQADDESMVDIVGACRQAVGPNFTLMVDVAYCWPSARHALSVIEKLAAYDLFFVETPIDIDDLEGYAFLHQHSPVKIAAGEWQNTHWEFLDLADRGMLDVLQPDIGRVGGFSEARKVCQIAEQRNRIIVPHCWKSAIGIAASAHMAAASSACRYIEFLPSELSESPLRRELVLDELQIVNGAIQLPEKPGLGIELNRDALARFAEGSPTKIVDGIPAPQFARIRAGRNDGARLEYSAES